In Cicer arietinum cultivar CDC Frontier isolate Library 1 chromosome 7, Cicar.CDCFrontier_v2.0, whole genome shotgun sequence, a single window of DNA contains:
- the LOC101498880 gene encoding uncharacterized protein has translation MGNSSTLTDDEIQKKQNKGNCIINFPFSPALPSCSIFDIIPPQSDDHQKSSSSSFAGYIDLLSTNDFTVTSSSTLLDWFPNTVFDADDTSPPPAQINQLPLPSPAVSDVFNTNPATPISVSSSISSSSNEVCVANKPIVPVAGNEHELELLEEEAKDKDEDRAITHVENQNQDRTIQTKKLVKGRKKKKKSRKERATRVSFKTKSDVDHLDDGYRWRKYGQKPVKNSPYPRSYYRCTTAGCGVKKRLERSAMEPSFVLTSYEGQHTHFSPILTRAAELGFVTNASSFHDKNYQHRNTLATQSQPQHFQHFHHQPDSSSSLFNNSYNIAPPFNVVNSAHNFINQENCAGSSSHSSCLRINLRDLVSDDGLLQDMIAPKEIAGAGAADGEGRIDGDVTFMLG, from the exons ATGGGAAATTCATCAACATTAACCGATGATGAAATTCAGAAGAAGCAAAACAAAGGAAATTGCATAATCAATTTCCCTTTCTCACCTGCTTTACCATCATGCAGCATCTTTGATATCATTCCACCACAATCTGATGATCATCAaaaatcttcttcttcttcctttgcTGGTTACATCGACTTGTTAAGCACAAATGATTTCACCGTTACTTCTTCTTCTACTTTACTCGATTGGTTCCCAAACACTGTCTTTGATGCCGACGACACGTCACCACCGCCTGCTCAAATTAACCAGCTTCCGTTACCGTCTCCCGCCGTCTCTGACGTGTTCAACACTAATCCGGCCACTCCTATCTCCGTTTCCTCTTCGATTTCTTCATCCTCCAATGAAGTTTGTGTTGCGAACAAACCAATTGTTCCGGTAGCAGGAAATGAACATGAACTTGAATTACTCGAAGAAGAAGCGAAGGATAAAGATGAAGATCGTGCAATCACACATGTAGAGAATCAAAATCAAGACCGAACGATTCAGACAAAAAAACT AGTGAAgggaaggaagaagaagaagaagagcaGGAAAGAAAGAGCAACAAGAGTTTCGTTCAAGACAAAGAGTGATGTTGATCACTTGGATGATGGTTATAGGTGGCGTAAGTATGGTCAAAAACCTGTCAAAAACAGCCCTTATCCCAg GAGCTATTATCGTTGCACCACAGCAGGTTGTGGGGTGAAGAAGCGTCTGGAGCGTTCCGCCATGGAGCCTTCCTTTGTGCTAACAAGCTATGAAGGCCAACACACTCACTTCTCTCCAATTTTGACGCGTGCAGCTGAACTTGGCTTTGTCACTAATGCTTCAAGTTTCCATGACAAAAACTACCAACACCGCAACACACTTGCTACTCAATCACAACCACAACACTTTCAACACTTTCACCACCAACCGGACTCGTCTTCTTCCTTATTCAATAACTCTTACAACATTGCTCCACCTTTCAATGTTGTTAATTCTGCTCATAATTTTATCAACCAAGAGAATTGTGCTGGAAGTTCTTCTCACTCGTCTTGTTTGAGAATTAATCTCCGTGATTTGGTGAGTGACGATGGGCTCCTTCAAGACATGATTGCGCCAAAGGAGATAGCTGGAGCTGGAGCTGCAGATGGAGAAGGAAGAATTGATGGTGATGTTACCTTCATGTTGGGCTAA
- the LOC101499202 gene encoding uncharacterized protein isoform X1 yields the protein MLQSKENTSEELIAGFELSEGKIFTSLHRGNRFSVFMAWSKCYVGIFIRLGRSLLLLGVIANCGSVVLEGPGYNNSDQIAFCLVLCVAVCIQLIYSSKDLQGTVACMYRWDVRLRKV from the exons ATGCTGCAATCTAAGGAGAATACCAGTGAG GAACTTATTGCTGGTTTTGAATTGTCAGAAGGAAAAATATTCACGAGCTTGCATAGAGGAAACCGCTTCAGTGTGTTTATGGCTTGGAGCAAATGTTATGTTGGAATATTCATTAGATTAGGTCGTTCACTGTTACTTTTAGGTGTTATTGCCAATTGTGGATCTGTAGTTCTTGAGGGCCCAGGTTACAATAACTCAGATCAGATTGCTTTTTGTTTGGTGCTCTGTGTTGCTGTCTGCATTCAACTCATTTACTCATCAAAA GACCTTCAAGGTACAGTTGCTTGCATGTATAGATGGGATGTTCGTTTACGAAAAGTTTGA
- the LOC101499202 gene encoding uncharacterized protein isoform X2: protein MLQSKENTSEELIAGFELSEGKIFTSLHRGNRFSVFMAWSKCYVGIFIRLGRSLLLLGVIANCGSVVLEGPGPSRYSCLHV from the exons ATGCTGCAATCTAAGGAGAATACCAGTGAG GAACTTATTGCTGGTTTTGAATTGTCAGAAGGAAAAATATTCACGAGCTTGCATAGAGGAAACCGCTTCAGTGTGTTTATGGCTTGGAGCAAATGTTATGTTGGAATATTCATTAGATTAGGTCGTTCACTGTTACTTTTAGGTGTTATTGCCAATTGTGGATCTGTAGTTCTTGAGGGCCCAG GACCTTCAAGGTACAGTTGCTTGCATGTATAG
- the LOC140918595 gene encoding pentatricopeptide repeat-containing protein At1g59720, chloroplastic/mitochondrial-like, with product MSPKSVAFWKAEQSFMNLLKQCSTTKHLKEIHARIIQSGFHHNLLITGNIIMFCAVSNNMNYALSLFNTIRKPDSFIWNTMIRGFGNSTQPQKAIHFYKRMQLTTSPDKFTFSFFFKIIGSRLGSVTLGKQLHCSIFKFGLETHTYVRNSLMHMYGMLKDIETAHQVFEEMHKPDLVAWNSIMDCHVYCGNYNQALDLFPRMMQCNNDMQFQPDDATFVLTLSACGAIGELDFGRKIHAFVKDSSTDVGESIPVSNALVDMYAKCGAVEEAYETFNDMKRKNVISWNIMILGLASHGNGEEALALFTRMLQENAERPNDVTFLGVLSACSHGGLVDEGRQYFDIMIKEYNIKPTIKHYGCMVDLLGRAGLVVEAYRLIKHMSIECNAIIWRTLLAACRSYGNVELGEKVRKHLLELEPDHSSDYVLLANTYASTGRWSEMSNERRSMQERRVRKPEPGNSFIGI from the coding sequence ATGAGTCCGAAAAGCGTAGCATTTTGGAAAGCTGAACAAAGTTTCATGAATCTTTTAAAACAATGTTCCACCACGAAGCATTTGAAGGAGATACATGCTCGTATAATCCAATCTGGTTTTCATCATAACCTTCTCATCACAggaaatattattatgttttgtGCTGTTTCCAATAATATGAATTACGCACTTTCTTTATTCAACACAATTCGTAAACCAGATTCATTTATTTGGAATACCATGATTAGAGGTTTTGGTAATTCCACCCAACCTCAAAAAGCTATTCATTTTTATAAGAGAATGCAGCTTACAACATCACCAGATAAGTTcactttctctttcttttttaaaattattggtaGTAGATTAGGATCGGTTACTTTGGGGAAACAACTGCATTGTAGTATCTTTAAATTTGGTCTTGAAACGCATACTTATGTTAGAAATTCTCTCATGCATATGTATGGTATGTTGAAGGATATAGAAACTGCACACCAAGTGTTTGAGGAAATGCATAAACCAGATTTAGTTGCTTGGAATTCTATCATGGACTGTCATGTTTATTGTGGAAATTACAACCAAGCCCTTGATTTGTTCCCCAGAATGATGCAATGTAATAATGACATGCAATTCCAACCCGATGATGCCACTTTTGTACTGACACTCTCAGCATGTGGTGCGATTGGAGAGTTGGATTTTGGGAGGAAGATTCATGCCTTTGTTAAAGATAGCAGTACTGATGTTGGTGAAAGCATACCAGTCTCAAATGCCCTTGTTGACATGTATGCAAAGTGTGGTGCAGTGGAAGAAGCTTATGAGACATTTAACGACATGAAAAGGAAGAATGTAATTTCATGGAATATCATGATTCTTGGGCTTGCTTCCCATGGCAATGGAGAAGAGGCTTTAGCACTTTTCACAAGAATGTTACAAGAGAATGCTGAGAGACCAAACGATGTTACTTTCTTGGGAGTGTTGAGTGCTTGTAGTCATGGAGGATTGGTTGATGAAGGAAgacaatattttgatattatgattAAAGAGTATAATATCAAACCGACAATAAAGCATTATGGGTGCATGGTTGATCTTTTGGGTCGTGCTGGTTTAGTTGTGGAAGCATACAGATTGATAAAGCACATGTCGATAGAGTGCAATGCTATTATATGGAGGACATTGTTAGCTGCATGTCGAAGTTATGGAAATGTTGAACTTGGTGAAAAGGTAAGAAAACATCTATTGGAATTGGAACCAGACCATAGCAGTGATTATGTTCTTCTTGCTAACACGTATGCAAGCACGGGTCGGTGGAGTGAAATGAGCAATGAGAGAAGATCAATGCAAGAAAGGAGAGTTCGGAAACCAGAGCCCGGTAATAGCTTCATTGGCATT
- the LOC101500375 gene encoding transcription factor bHLH148-like — protein MSSPSTIPNLVTNTSVSRDTKRKKRKNKTQQKHQQDQILSRQPKWKSQAQQQIYSSKLRQALTGINPPRRGKAVREAADRALAFTAKGRTRWSRDILTRRLKLKFRKKKKQRVTASPSTRSKKLTVNVFRLKGKGGPSVQRKVRFLGRLVPGCKKEPLPVILEEAIDYIPALEMQVRAMSALFNLLSASTSGAGVGSSSG, from the coding sequence ATGTCATCGCCATCTACGATACCAAACCTAGTAACAAACACGAGCGTCTCACGTGACACaaagagaaagaaaaggaaaaacaagaCACAACAAAAACACCAACAAGATCAGATTCTAAGCCGCCAGCCGAAGTGGAAATCACAAGCTCAACAACAAATCTACTCATCCAAGCTACGCCAAGCCCTAACCGGAATCAACCCGCCACGCCGAGGTAAAGCCGTCCGCGAAGCCGCCGATAGAGCACTCGCCTTTACGGCTAAAGGGAGGACTAGATGGAGCCGAGACATTCTTACACGCCGGCTAAAACTCAAGTttaggaagaagaagaaacagagGGTAACGGCTTCTCCGTCAACGCGGTCCAAGAAATTGACGGTCAACGTTTTTCGGTTGAAGGGAAAGGGGGGACCCAGTGTGCAGAGGAAAGTAAGGTTCCTTGGACGGTTGGTTCCCGGTTGCAAGAAGGAACCGTTACCGGTAATTCTTGAAGAAGCTATTGATTATATACCTGCGCTTGAGATGCAGGTTCGAGCCATGAGTGCTCTTTTTAATTTACTATCGGCTTCTACTTCCGGCGCCGGTGTCGGCTCCAGTTCCGGCTGA